The Raphanus sativus cultivar WK10039 chromosome 2, ASM80110v3, whole genome shotgun sequence DNA segment tttttgttctgttttggaAAATTTCCCTAAATTCAATTACTTATCCTAtggaatctcaaaaacattaaacattgtAATCTAAGAGTTTAACcgacttttaaaataattaatatctgTTGGATTATAATTTTTGGGAAAACTATGACAGAGTACTTCGCGAAATAATTATGATGTTTAGGACAATGAATTTTTGTGGAATGATTCTCCTTTGAATGTTGAAcattgattttcttaaaatagaACTAAATATATGTAGATCATAAGATACCAATTACGGCTTGACCAAGATTGAccaagaaaaacaattaaaacaatCATTAGTACGCACAGATCCAAATcttgatatatttataactaattaatttaaaaacgtATCCTATGGAATCTCAAAACATTAAACACTGTAATCTGTTGGATTGATAATTTTTGGGAAAATTATAACAGAATCCTTTGCGAGTTAATTAGGATGTTTAAGACAATGCTTTTTTGTGGAATGATTCTTTTTGAATGctgaaatttaattttcttaaaacagAACAAAATATTTGCAAATCATAAAGATACCAATTACGGTTTGACCTTGACtaagaaaaagagtaaaaataatCAAGGTGATATCCAGCGAGATGACTAAAGTTCCTGAAATTTATATTGTTTCCTTCTATCCATAATtctaatgtatatataaagacACTTAAGTAGAACAACAATATGAATCCTAACAATAGAGGTTGAGGGAAATAAATTCTCTAGCAAGTCATGACTTCTTCCTctaattgtttcttttttgtttcattgGTAGTCTTGTTACTATTTTTCTTGGGATCTACTTTGACCATGGCTTCAACAAAAGACATTGATTCCATATGCAACTCTGTCGGGAACAAAAACTTCTGCCAGCAAACGCTCACAGCGTATCCTCCCGCTGTCTCTGCAACTAACATAGTATTACTATTTAACCcctcattttattttctatctTGATCCAACAATTCTATATATTGTTTGTTTCCGATTTAATATTACACCAATTTCATTTTCTGTCTAATTAATGGGTCCTATTGTTTCAACGGCAATCAGAACGAGAAAATCctacaaataaatcataaaatggGTAATTAACTGTTTTGCAGTCTTATGTTTTAGATTCCAGTTTTCTTTGTGTTGGGAGGAGATGAAAGGATGTTAGGCTTTACGATTCATGTTAATCTATGaggattcaaaattttagtatttgataAATTCATTGATTTTACTGTTATGAAATCTAACATATTTGCTTATTTATTAAGTTAATTAATTTCTTAACAAGCGTATGGGAGCAAATGTGTATGGGAAAACGTTaagagatttattttttaaataaagctatataaatacataatcaGTATTATGGAAAACAATTTGTAACATAATTATTATTCCTGAAAAACTACAATTCTCAgcaaaattgtgtttttttctaaatataggCCAAACTTGTGAAAGCCACACTGGACCTTGGAATGACCGAGGCTAAAAAAAGGGCAGGTTTTGTTGCCGGATTGGAAAAAGAGCCTACATTTAAGAAATACTTTAAGATGTGCAATGAATCCTATACCTCAATAGTGCTGAATTTTAGAAGTGCTCGACTAGAAATCGAGGATAACGATTCAGAGACTGCAAGCTATGATATAGCTGTTAGTTATGACGATACAAATATTGTGAAGGATACAATCGGCAAGAACACTGACAAGGCCTCAAAGAGTCTCATGGAGATGACATTAGTTATGGAGGATTTCATTAATATAGCTTTTGTTGCCGTCGACAAAATATGACGcaattattgaaatttttatggTACTCAAATCccaaaatatgatatttaaacttgaaatataaatataaagttcAATTCTGATTAATAAAATGCAGCATATCAGCATTATTGGTATATATTGAATGTTTACGCGAAACTCATATAAACATGCATGTGTTATTTTCTTGCTTAGTTTTCTCTCTTGCGGTTTATCTTCAAACCTTAAAATTGACATAGCAGTTTAACGTTAACCCTACAACAGAGGTAAGAATCAATAGGGGATCCAAAGAAAGGAGTAACAtagaaattaagaaaaaatatatatgaactgCTCCAAACAAAATAATGTGAAGGGGATACttttgacaagaaaaaaatgttacaaataaTCCAGTTGTTTCAGAAACCACTCATATCTATCACACACACTATGAGAGATCAACGGAAAGTGGCCAGTAAGTTACATCAAACAACACAAGGCTCgttaatacaaaatacaaatatttttggctcaatttttttttgtttcttgcgaatttatatgaatattggCCTCTTCACTGAAAAAAGCTAAatgcatctatatatatatatatatatatactaggggtTTGCAGGCGCTACGCGCCGGTTTTACTAATATTAATATGGTTTAACTatggttttatattttagaatatttttgtacagtatttttataaagaaaatatgtcCCAATGATATTTAGAGGTATATTAATTTGATTGTGGTCTTTGCatagttattataaaataaatttaagattaaATACATGCATGACActttaagtttaaatatatgcatGACCATTTGAAAGTGTAATAGTCTAATTGTTTAtcatttatttgaaaattataaattttaattatgatataagattaatttataaatgtgcATCATCATACAATAATCATTTGGAATCAGATGAACTCTTATTTTTCATACTTATCAGCTTTATATTTCTTAGCCACAACTAATTTcctatcttcttcttgtttttaatttcataatttgtctGCAACATATTAGACTATTAGCCTTATTTGGTCACAAAGTTTGTTGTGACATTGATTGTTTTCCAAATCATGGAATAAACAATAATACATCTTACTGTGAAGCAGGGGGGGTCTTGAAAGAAGTGGGGCTccaaacaaatgaaaaaatgGGGACCTCTAGCATAtttgaaaatagaaaaattatggGTAAACTAAcccttttttttaaacaaaatagaagaagaaaaatataattctcACACAAAAAGCTAAAAGGATCGTAAACGTGGGAAGATAAAAGGTTtctaaatcttaattttatgtaGCTCTCACTAAATTTTGGTCTCTAATACGATTTTTCTTActgtcattttattttattacatgtatatttttgatttaagaaaaaacTGGAGCCTTTAAATAACGGGGATCTAAGGTCCATGTTTCAAATGGCTCTCTTCAGGGACGCCCCTATTGTGAAGACATATAACCGATATTGAATACTATTTCCTTATTATTGGTTTTGATCACCaattatctcattttctcttcGCAATATGTCTTGCTTACGTTACAAAAGGAAAACATTTGCAAGTTAAGTAGCTTTGAAAATGGTTTATTATATTTGTGTGGGTGGATGGGTCACTTTTCAATGAAAACCAACACGCCTGCCACATTTTAGTTTCTTAAAATCGGAGTGAAAAGTGTTCTGGATAGTTATGTGGGTAAGGATACAATATGGTTTGATCGGATTAAACTCGATTCAAtaatatagaaatttaaaaataaagatagtaaatataatacataattaacatattatacatatcatatataataaattatacatataaactattttttatgtggttagtttatatatttttgatagttttaatattttataaagttcaATAACTTTGAGATCCAATCATACTACTTGACCGGTTCATCTTCTAACCAGTTATTAAATCTAACATTTTACATGATTGTTTATGGTTGAACTTGATATTACCATATGgtcggtccggttttaaaacATTACAACTTTGCATATATCTAGGTATTTCTTTGGTTAAAGGATGATAAAATCTAACATGGAATCTAATTTAAgatcaaaataaacataaaaaggaTACTTTGATAAATAccctatttattatttaatttttgaaattccaccttcccttttctttttgaaaaataccCTTTTTAATATGTGCTAACTGGTAAGACATTTTAGTCCTAATTTTAATAACAATTAAAAACTATGAAGagctaaattttatatttgaatatattattgtTTGAAATTGAAATATGTTTGAGATAcatacaaaatagtatataatagtTTCAACTGATCTGCCTAAAACTTCAACCACTGCATTGTAGACCACATCATCCTCCACAGAAACTTGATTCATGTAACCTGAGATCATCGATATAGAACATACAACTTATCATCTTTCATTATTTCAAACAGTCTTGTTTTTGTGAATGAATCAAGTAGAGAATTATTACTACTCCTTAATCTCAAGGTCATCATCAAACGGCAGAGaatttgatgatgatgagatgtTTTAATCTTTCTTCCCGCTCTGCAAGTCATTAGCAAAAGTCAGTAACTCAACACTTCTGTCTTGCTGCAGAAACATTCAATATTTAACTCACCAATTCTAAGGTGAAAAGGGGGTAAGAAGATAACTTTGATATTCTCACTTACTCTATATATTCTTCTTTGTCGATAAAAACCTGAAAGAAGTAACAAGTGACTGGAGGTAAGTAATAATTTGCAGAGGTGAAATGGTTTCATTTTGGACGTTAGCACATAGAAAAAACCTTGTGTTGTCCAGTTTCCAGTTAAGGAATTATTTTCTTCGTTCCTCTGTGTGCTGCCTCAAGCATGAGATAAGAACCAAACTCTGGTTTGACTTGTCTGACTCTGGTTGGTTCTCTGATCTAGTGTCCATGTAGATAGGTAAATGTGCCTTAAAAATGAGCTGCACATATCATAGTGAATTGCACAAAAAGTTAGAGTTTTGAAGTATGTATATGTTTAAAGGTTAAAACAGCAGAGAAATGCATAAGCATGACTGACTCAGCTTAGGATCTTTGGCTTGTGAGCCTAATGCTTGTCTTCTTGAGTCGGTGCTTCCAAGCTAGCTAATAAAGTTTCAGTCAATGGCTGTATGGAATCAGAGGCAACACGTTCTCTGTCAATCTCCAGATTTTTCAGCTTCTCCTTCTGTAAAGATCATTACCAATTGACCCAACAATGACTACTTAAAATTTATTGActacttaccaaaaaaaaagcttaCATATTTTGAAAAGCTTTTAGCTTTTCTGCATAGCTTCATGCTACACACAAAATCATTCTCAATGATAAGAAGTGATCAGTATTGATCAGCAGGGGGCCGTAACACAAACAAACCCCGAAACCACCAAGTGATGTCCTCCCTCCAAGTGATTTCCTTCTGCTGCCATTAATGGCTGAAGCTGCGGCCATGGAAATTTTCTTATCTTCAACGGTGGCGTTTCTCTTATGCGTAATACCCATCAGCCCTCTGTTTTTTCTCTCCGCACTCGCCGATATGCTTCCTCTTATGGAAGAAGCTGACCGGAGGAAACAGAGGCGGTTTTTCTTACACGGCATTTTCGAGTTAGCTGACTGCCGATTTTCCTGACAAATTATGGTGAAAAAATCATGTACCAACTGAGCCAATGAAAAACACGACGAAAGTATCAGCGGATTAGGGTTCGTCTTCTTCTCAGGCGAAACTCTGATTCAATCGTAACGTAACGGAAAAATCTTGAACCGATGTGGGCCAGGTAATTGCATAAAGAGATTATCTTACCTCGTAATATCACTTGTTTCTATGGCCCTACAACAACCCATTAAGAATAGTTTTCGAAAGTATGTTTTTAATGATGGGACAGGTAAGATAAAAAAAGCCAACTTTTAATAAAGTAGGCTTTTTTTATCTCTTTgggggaaaaatgccatgtggcattttctttttaataattaaaatattttttcaacttaaatttaatgaattttggtattaattgtgaaataaatGGGGGGAGAGGAggttaaacttttctttttaataattaaaatattttctcaacttaaatttaatgaattttggtattaattgtgaaataaatGGGGAGGGAGAGAAGGTTAAacttttctatatatatactaataaagtagGTTTTTTTATCTCTTTGGGGGAAAATGCCAtgtgatattttctttttaataattaaactattttttcaacttaaatttaataaattttggtattaattgtgaaataaatGGGGAGAGAGGAGattaaacttttctttttaataattaaaatattttctcaacttaaatttaatgaattttggtattaattgtgaaataaatAGGGGGGAGGGGAGGTTAAACTTTTCTTGATATTACATTGTACATCAAGAGTTTGAGTTAGATGACTCCAATATAAAAAGTCTAATATCAACAGATCATATTAGTATagaatacttaaaatatattaaaatatcttttcATTCTCAATCCAACTATtcaaacaaaactaatttatatgttaattttaagtattttgatatATGCTATTCaagtttatatgtaatatattattttatttattgattttgataaatttaaaaagatttgtgaTTTAAAGTATActacatgaattttaaaattaaaaaaataatttaaatgggttatcttaacccgaaccaaacctgtaaagatctgaaccgaactcgaaccaaaatttaaaaatacccaAATGGATCAGAAATCTTTGAACCCAAAAACTCAAAACCCGAAAAAATCCGAACTGAACCctgaatgggtacccgaacgtccatcCCTACTGatgttatatttaatttagaTGCTTTCCATCCAATTAATTATTCAAACCAGTATGTactatgtaatatattattttgtttactgattttgaaaaaattaaaataggacaaatctctaaaatatcactttttaagtttttatcacaaaaatagcattcaaaaaataaaatgaccaaaatagcacctttttgttttgaaaatttttatttttattttttatttttaaaaatttgaatacatTCCTAAAATCcaaccccttaactctaaaccttaagtcttagattaattaacccaatggttataaatgcatatttacccttcaataaaacttcttttggtcattttcttccttgtgatgctatttttgtgacaaaaattgattttgtgctatttttgtttttttctcttaaatatacaacatcaattttaaaaatttaaaaataatttaaagggGTTATCTTAACCTGaagcaaagatccgaaccgaactcgaaacgaaatttaaaaatactcaAATAGGTTAGAAATCTTTGAacccaaaaatctaaaacccgAATAAATCCAAACGAACCctgaatgggtatccgaacgtccaTCCCTActgatattatatttaatttacatgTTTGCCATCCAATTAATTATTCAAACCAGtatgataaataaaatacttttataggaatatttatttgatttttttagaataattaaaataatcttATAATATTAGATTCGACTGCTGTGTATTTAGTGGTTAAGTACGTTTAATAAGTTGCTCATCTTAATTTATTAAATCCAAAGTAATTTATGCTGGTTAGCTTAACTGGAAATTTAGGAGTATcttctatactaataaagtaggtttttttatctctttggggaaaaaaatgtcatgtggcat contains these protein-coding regions:
- the LOC130507889 gene encoding pectinesterase inhibitor 2-like; its protein translation is MTSSSNCFFFVSLVVLLLFFLGSTLTMASTKDIDSICNSVGNKNFCQQTLTAYPPAVSATNIAKLVKATLDLGMTEAKKRAGFVAGLEKEPTFKKYFKMCNESYTSIVLNFRSARLEIEDNDSETASYDIAVSYDDTNIVKDTIGKNTDKASKSLMEMTLVMEDFINIAFVAVDKI